The Opitutales bacterium genome has a window encoding:
- a CDS encoding DUF367 domain-containing protein encodes MVKATIIRHPKERLSKCSLEPLRGRGDLVFYKATRGERFDVSGKIILAVDAPPLSQVDAGNELVLLDSTWRLLPDLEASLEGEPTRRSLPAGLLTAYPRVSKISEDPQGGLASVEALYAALWLLGHICSEMLDAYYWKDVFLEINRQWFEEHS; translated from the coding sequence ATGGTAAAAGCAACGATCATCCGTCATCCGAAGGAACGCCTCAGTAAGTGCAGTCTCGAGCCGCTGCGTGGAAGGGGGGATCTGGTGTTTTACAAGGCGACGCGGGGTGAGCGGTTCGATGTTTCAGGAAAAATCATTCTCGCGGTGGATGCTCCGCCATTGAGCCAGGTCGATGCAGGCAATGAGCTCGTGCTTTTAGATAGCACTTGGCGCTTGCTGCCTGATCTTGAGGCTAGTCTAGAGGGTGAGCCCACGCGCCGAAGTTTGCCGGCTGGTTTGCTCACAGCATATCCGCGTGTGAGTAAAATAAGTGAGGACCCTCAGGGCGGTTTGGCTTCAGTCGAGGCTTTGTATGCAGCTCTATGGCTGCTCGGCCACATCTGTTCGGAGATGCTCGATGCTTATTATTGGAAAGATGTGTTTTTGGAGATCAACCGGCAGTGGTTTGAGGAGCATAGTTGA
- a CDS encoding LysR family transcriptional regulator, with the protein MPNSEIIDSRQLLNFVKLAETRSFTQTAKSLNLTQSAVSHSIKSLEEDLGCRLFERIGKKVFLTVQGEGLLANANQIIHLMTSARERLIHHSSWGGGRLRIAAASTICEYLVPEILREFNESFIECDLKLRSVDAPSIGPLIANNTVDLGFTIYTEDMDPELQFQEIFRDTLQFAVAPNHPWLERRRLNRRDIEEANILTYTSSSLTQRMILNYLQEHGIKSPNFTEIGNVSTIKELVKIGQGVALLPHWVMEEDRSQGLILTIPMPYGGIERTWGIATLKGRPESLLEETFIGLAQDCCRHRIAPVEVIFE; encoded by the coding sequence ATGCCCAACTCCGAAATCATCGACAGCCGACAACTGCTCAATTTCGTCAAACTGGCAGAAACGCGTAGTTTTACTCAAACAGCAAAATCGTTGAACCTGACACAGTCTGCGGTCAGCCATTCGATTAAAAGCCTTGAGGAAGACCTCGGGTGTCGCCTGTTCGAACGTATCGGCAAAAAAGTGTTTTTGACTGTGCAGGGCGAAGGCTTACTCGCCAATGCCAACCAGATTATACACCTTATGACCAGTGCTCGAGAGCGGCTGATACATCATTCCTCCTGGGGAGGGGGTCGCTTGAGAATCGCAGCTGCTTCAACGATCTGCGAATATCTAGTGCCAGAAATTCTTAGGGAATTTAACGAGAGCTTTATCGAATGTGATCTGAAACTCAGGTCAGTCGATGCCCCGAGCATTGGCCCGCTCATCGCCAACAACACAGTCGATCTCGGATTTACGATCTATACTGAAGACATGGATCCCGAGCTTCAGTTTCAAGAGATCTTCCGCGATACCCTACAGTTTGCCGTCGCCCCGAACCATCCATGGCTCGAGAGGCGACGCCTCAACCGACGTGACATCGAAGAGGCCAATATCCTCACCTATACTTCGAGTAGCCTCACTCAGCGCATGATCCTTAATTATTTGCAGGAACATGGAATTAAGTCTCCAAACTTCACGGAGATCGGGAATGTCTCGACCATAAAAGAACTGGTTAAAATTGGCCAAGGTGTGGCACTCCTCCCTCACTGGGTAATGGAGGAAGACCGCTCACAGGGATTGATCCTGACCATCCCGATGCCCTATGGAGGCATTGAACGCACTTGGGGAATCGCCACGCTCAAGGGACGCCCCGAATCCTTGCTCGAAGAAACGTTTATCGGCTTGGCACAGGACTGTTGCCGTCATCGGATTGCCCCGGTAGAGGTCATCTTTGAATAA
- a CDS encoding MOSC domain-containing protein: MQQISILQLYISPNHIFYGHHGKEPGKHVASPAKTIVCHAGHGIEGDRFYDFKENYKGQITFLEQEQVDKLAAKLELEDIDPTRLRRNVITQGIDLNSLIGKEFTIGSMRFAGTEECSPCYWMDHAVSDGAERCLRGHGGLRARILNDGKLSPGTYPLVVA; encoded by the coding sequence ATGCAACAGATCTCAATCCTCCAGCTCTATATTTCGCCCAATCACATCTTTTATGGACACCACGGAAAGGAACCCGGCAAACATGTCGCCAGTCCGGCAAAGACCATAGTCTGCCACGCGGGCCACGGCATCGAGGGCGATCGCTTTTACGATTTTAAAGAAAACTACAAAGGGCAGATCACGTTTTTAGAACAGGAGCAGGTCGACAAATTAGCTGCAAAACTAGAGTTAGAAGACATAGATCCTACGCGCCTTCGTCGAAACGTCATCACTCAAGGAATCGACCTAAACAGCCTCATAGGCAAAGAGTTTACCATCGGATCGATGCGCTTCGCAGGCACGGAAGAATGCAGCCCTTGCTACTGGATGGATCACGCCGTAAGCGACGGCGCCGAAAGGTGCCTACGCGGCCACGGCGGCTTGCGAGCGCGTATCCTGAACGATGGCAAATTGAGTCCGGGAACATATCCGCTTGTCGTCGCCTAA
- a CDS encoding ABC transporter substrate-binding protein → METFLNIGYIQLCDAAPLIMAGELGYYKDAGLRVRLSREVGWSSVLNKVVLGQLDAAHAIGTMPIAATLGLVGRACPCGTAMVINQGGNGISFSTSVRQRGVESAEEFRQEVRSSRWARTYTLGVVSSISTHRHILMRWLQNLRLQPGKDVKVVTVPPGQALRNLAAGTLDGFCVGDPWHSLAARRGIGWTIALGSDLFPSAPEKVVMTTRRFAEDRPEEHIAFLAAVIRACRYCQNPEHADHLASVLGSSSYLGIDDSVLSDIYQGSYLDGVENMCKIEHLINFGHGDANRPTEEVARFYLDALASSSEGEALKLAEFDGLKQVFWEDLYDEAERAAQAMG, encoded by the coding sequence TTGGAAACATTTTTAAACATTGGCTATATTCAGCTCTGTGATGCGGCTCCGCTCATCATGGCTGGAGAACTGGGTTACTATAAAGATGCAGGTTTACGCGTGCGGCTTTCGCGCGAAGTGGGTTGGTCTTCGGTGTTGAATAAAGTGGTCTTAGGTCAGCTCGATGCGGCTCATGCTATTGGCACAATGCCGATTGCGGCGACCTTAGGTCTGGTAGGTCGTGCATGTCCGTGTGGGACGGCTATGGTGATTAACCAAGGAGGCAACGGTATATCTTTTTCTACGTCGGTGCGCCAACGCGGGGTCGAGTCTGCCGAAGAATTTCGTCAAGAGGTGCGCTCTTCGCGCTGGGCGCGGACTTATACATTAGGTGTTGTGAGTAGCATCTCGACCCACCGCCACATCCTTATGCGCTGGTTGCAAAACCTCAGACTTCAGCCAGGCAAGGACGTTAAAGTGGTGACCGTACCACCGGGACAGGCGTTGCGCAATCTGGCAGCAGGCACACTCGATGGCTTTTGCGTTGGCGATCCCTGGCATTCCTTGGCGGCGCGCCGAGGTATTGGTTGGACGATCGCGCTCGGTTCGGATTTGTTTCCCTCAGCTCCCGAAAAGGTAGTTATGACGACACGGCGTTTCGCTGAAGATCGCCCTGAGGAGCACATTGCCTTTTTGGCGGCCGTGATACGTGCCTGCCGTTATTGCCAAAACCCCGAACATGCTGATCACCTAGCATCGGTCTTGGGAAGCAGTTCCTATCTAGGAATAGACGACTCTGTATTGAGCGATATTTACCAGGGCTCTTATCTCGATGGAGTTGAGAACATGTGCAAAATCGAACATTTGATTAATTTTGGTCACGGTGATGCCAATCGTCCGACTGAGGAGGTTGCTCGATTCTACTTGGATGCCTTGGCGTCCTCTTCTGAGGGAGAAGCCCTCAAGTTGGCCGAGTTTGACGGTTTGAAACAAGTCTTCTGGGAAGATCTTTACGACGAAGCCGAGCGCGCAGCCCAGGCGATGGGCTGA
- a CDS encoding NTP transferase domain-containing protein → MGRPKALLEYRDGLPQWKHAAMLLATRCSEVFVSLSAQSIIEVEPPFKTLFDTETDQGPIHAWARASEIAPHCYWLCINCDLPRADIEMIDSLLSSKSDHLARAFMNPETQFADPQCVLLSPDALTRLDDAYRWGMRTPRRFIAELPVHTLEPQRSEWLEGANTPEDFIRIRDSI, encoded by the coding sequence ATGGGCCGCCCCAAAGCACTCCTAGAATACCGAGATGGACTCCCTCAATGGAAACACGCTGCCATGCTCCTCGCTACACGTTGCAGCGAAGTCTTTGTGTCCCTCTCGGCTCAATCAATCATCGAAGTCGAGCCGCCGTTCAAAACTCTTTTTGACACAGAAACGGATCAAGGGCCCATACACGCTTGGGCACGCGCATCTGAAATCGCTCCGCATTGCTATTGGCTCTGTATCAACTGCGACCTACCACGGGCAGATATTGAAATGATCGATTCTTTGTTAAGCTCCAAAAGCGATCATCTGGCGCGCGCCTTCATGAATCCTGAGACACAGTTTGCCGATCCCCAATGCGTGCTTCTTTCTCCCGATGCCCTCACCCGACTCGACGATGCTTACCGCTGGGGTATGCGTACTCCGCGGCGCTTTATCGCTGAATTACCCGTGCACACCCTTGAGCCCCAGCGCTCCGAATGGCTAGAGGGAGCCAACACTCCAGAAGACTTCATACGCATCCGCGACTCGATTTAG